From Quercus lobata isolate SW786 chromosome 1, ValleyOak3.0 Primary Assembly, whole genome shotgun sequence, one genomic window encodes:
- the LOC115986474 gene encoding low-temperature-induced 65 kDa protein: protein MSLDRMHRYGDNPKSPTSPTFEQLLRGDGSKWSPISSSPTFGRDHDPEEDHAHPQKKSVLTKVKEKAKKLRNTLSNKKRNSEDDNTTPSWGVSLDDYEEEEEEEEDAEYLGAPMYESELAPEMYRETARQHPREIPVISEKHVLSSSVNCNAEQEKEKTTSPNKTITETVTERLAPAYAAVSDATYALASKVQGLTVSTPAASQTTSREAIAPQPLSGQTVPQTYSGTSVPQTYSSSFAPEIGTHANPNEQIWDKGVSVKEYLMHKLEPGEDERALSQVISEAMSPRSRRTPGDIGVVEKVREAVTSLLWHEESSKHTAANSAKSTTSHLPISTNAHLAKNSASHIPISTNVHEVGEEENHGRILQAN from the exons ATGAGTCTTGACCGCATGCATAGATATGGTGATAATCCTAAGAGTCCTACAAGCCCCACTTTTGAACAACTTCTCCGAG GCGATGGTTCAAAGTGGTCACCAATCTCCTCATCACCTACATTTGGGAGGGATCATGACCCAGAAGAAGATCATGCCCATCCTCAAAAGAAATCAGTTCTCACCAAAGTGAAGGAGAAGGCCAAGAAATTGAGAAATACTCTCAGCAACAAGAAGAGGAATAGTGAGGATGATAACACCACACCTTCTTGGGGTGTCAGCTTAGATGattatgaagaagaagaagaagaagaagaagatgctgaATACCTTGGAGCCCCAA TGTATGAATCGGAGCTGGCACCTGAGATGTATAGGGAAACTGCCAGGCAGCATCCAAGAGAAATACCTGTGATTTCTGAAAAGCATGTTTTGTCAAGCAGTGTCAATTGTAATGCtgaacaagaaaaagagaagactaCTAGTCCAAACAAGACGATAACTGAAACTGTGACTGAGAGGTTGGCACCAGCTTATGCTGCAGTATCGGATGCAACCTATGCGCTTGCCTCAAAAGTCCAAGGCCTCACAGTTTCAACACCAGCAGCTTCACAGACCACATCAAGGGAGGCTATTGCTCCACAGCCCTTGTCAGGCCAGACAGTTCCACAAACTTATTCAGGCACTTCGGTTCCACAAACTTATTCTTCCTCTTTTGCTCCTGAAATAGGAACGCACGCTAATCCTAATGAGCAAATATGGGATAAGGGTGTTTCAGTGAAGGAGTATTTGATGCATAAACTTGAGCCTGGGGAAGATGAGAGAGCACTTTCTCAAGTGATATCTGAGGCAATGAGTCCAAGGTCAAGGAGAACTCCGGGTGATATAGGTGTGGTGGAGAAGGTGAGAGAGGCTGTGACTTCTTTGCTCTGGCATGAAGAATCGTCCAAACACACAGCTGCGAATTCAGCTAAAAGCACAACATCTCACCTGCCAATTTCCACCAATGCACATTTGGCTAAAAACTCAGCATCACATATTCCGATCTCCACCAATGTTCATGAAg TTGGTGAGGAAGAAAATCATGGAAGAATACTCCAAGCCAATTAA
- the LOC115986475 gene encoding pentatricopeptide repeat-containing protein At1g11290, chloroplastic-like — translation MSLRSSASQIRCTLWKAANRVVSRAPMTHTFHSDTDPEHDFVCSIEKLSRPVDLDLLAQFQVHGYGTLLNPHVLNKFMSFCAKLGLLHIGIQGHSIIIKMGFGSNVYICSALVDMYGKCGEISSAQKMFDEMPQRNVVTWNSLVSGYLHVSCPGIAIDLFLEMLRVGIAPTPFSVSAVLVGCSQLEAKRLGTQVHGLSLKAGFCSKVVVGTGLVDMYSKCCSVDDSRRVFDQMLDKNILSWSSMVTGYAQNQQPDEAMVLVKDMLRWDLKPNYVTYNSLLSSFSSPDYLDHCKQIHCRVIQDGLVSNAYIVVTLVIAYSECGGSWEEFRKICLSVTKWDQISWNAVIAGFSNLGYGEESLKCFFEMRLAGVDVDFFTFASILKAVGIISALEEGKQVHALVFKSGHAANLYVQNGLVSMYARCGAIDDSKRVFISMDRHDMISWNALLSGCAHHGYGRETVQLFEQMRRTHIKPDNTTFLAVLTACSHAGLQDKGLEYFNLMRNDDFLEPPQMEHYATIVDLFGRAGNLHEAEAFINSMPIEPGLSVYKAILSACQVHGNKEIALRSVKKILELWPNDPATYVLLSNVLETGGYWDDASKVRKLMCDSGVRKTPGYSWI, via the coding sequence ATGAGCTTGCGATCGTCCGCTTCTCAAATACGGTGCACCTTGTGGAAAGCAGCCAATCGGGTGGTTTCCCGCGCTCCAATGACCCACACTTTCCACAGTGACACTGACCCAGAACACGATTTTGTATGctctatcgagaagctatcgaggccAGTTGATTTGGACCTTTTGGCTCAGTTTCAAGTTCATGGGTATGGGACTCTACTCAACCCTCACGTTCTCAACAAATTCATGTCCTTTTGCGCCAAATTGGGACTTCTTCATATTGGAATTCAAGGCCATTCAATTATTATCAAAATGGGTTTCGGTTCAAATGTGTATATATGCAGTGCTCTTGTAGATATGTATGGTAAATGTGGTGAAATTTCAAGCGCTCAGAAaatgtttgatgaaatgcctcAGAGAAATGTAGTCACTTGGAATTCTTTGGTTTCTGGGTATTTGCATGTTAGTTGCCCGGGAATTgctattgatttatttttggaGATGTTGCGAGTGGGGATAGCTCCAACCCCATTCAGTGTTTCGGCTGTTTTGGTGGGTTGTTCCCAATTGGAAGCTAAAAGGCTTGGAACTCAGGTGCACGGTCTAAGTTTAAAAGCAGGATTTTGCTCTAAGGTTGTTGTGGGAACAGGTTTAGTTGATATGTATTCAAAGTGCTGCAGTGTGGATGATTCAAGGCGGGTATTTGATCAAATGTTGGATAAAAATATCTTAAGTTGGAGTTCCATGGTTACTGGCTATGCGCAAAATCAACAACCAGATGAGGCGATGGTTTTAGTAAAAGATATGCTGCGTTGGGATCTTAAGCCAAATTATGTAACTTATAATAGTTTGCTGAGTTCATTTTCTAGTCCTGATTATTTGGATCATTGCAAGCAGATTCATTGCCGTGTAATTCAGGATGGTTTAGTGTCTAATGCATATATAGTGGTTACCCTTGTGATTGCATATTCGGAATGTGGTGGTAGCTGGGAGGAATTTCGGAAGATTTGTTTGAGTGTCACAAAATGGGATCAAATCTCATGGAACGCAGTCATTGCTGGGTTTTCTAATTTAGGTTATGGTGAGGAGTCCTTGAAATGCTTCTTTGAAATGAGGTTGGCTGGTGTTGATGTAGACTTCTTCACATTTGCAAGCATTCTAAAAGCTGTTGGAATTATTTCAGCTCTTGAAGAGGGGAAGCAGGTCCATGCTTTGGTTTTCAAAAGTGGACATGCTGCAAATTTATATGTCCAAAACGGGCTTGTTTCCATGTATGCAAGATGTGGTGCTATTGATGATTCTAAGAGAGTATTTATATCGATGGACAGACATGACATGATTTCCTGGAACGCTCTTCTTTCTGGTTGTGCTCATCATGGGTATGGTAGAGAGACTGTTCAATTGTTTGAACAGATGAGAAGAACTCACATCAAGCCAGATAATACCACCTTCCTGGCTGTGCTCACTGCTTGTAGTCATGCAGGTTTGCAGGACAAAGGGCTTGAATACTTTAATTTGATGAGAAATGATGATTTTCTTGAACCTCCCCAAATGGAGCATTATGCTACAATTGTTGATCTTTTTGGTCGAGCTGGGAATCTCCATGAGGCAGAAGCCTTTATCAATAGCATGCCAATAGAGCCAGGACTGTCAGTCTACAAAGCTATTCTAAGCGCTTGTCAAGTTCATGGAAATAAGGAAATTGCTCTACGTTCTGTAAAAAAGATACTGGAGCTGTGGCCGAATGACCCTGCAACTTATGTGTTGCTATCAAATGTGTTGGAGACAGGGGGTTACTGGGATGATGCATCCAAAGTACGGAAGCTCATGTGTGATTCAGGAGTGAGGAAAACTCCTGGTTATAGTTGGATTTGA